From a region of the Octopus sinensis linkage group LG18, ASM634580v1, whole genome shotgun sequence genome:
- the LOC118766817 gene encoding uncharacterized protein LOC118766817: MVKGGRIFISTLLTAMISLLMKKRESIYVVEITPAEGIEVGKTINISITCLHALKNFLDFKLQRNGTTLVHIQYSRKKEKYLKLNTIKGFDCDLPVDNIGYITCWKYKPTCNDVAAYSCKTLTTASQPKIMKAKSSLKHLQYVKKFKEKGRQVRTFSCVANVGAPFESHVEFVWIVTNHGKSYNVIKKENIPVTSTCYSLVSSDYNITTPIQDDSVTNITCQTKFGSFEFLAAGYSEVKLVIHTINIDEINKQLQDTENGTYLTQNGEVVQIELANQLRRN, encoded by the exons ATGGTTAAAG GAGGCCGCATTTTCATTTCAACGCTGTTGACAGCTATGATTTCACTGTTAATGAAGAAAAGGGAGT CTATATATGTTGTAGAAATAACACCAGCTGAAGGTATTGAAGTTGGAAAGACAATTAATATATCAATAACATGCTTGCATGCgttaaagaattttcttgacTTCAAACTCCAACGAAACGGAACTACACTCGTACATATACAATATTCTAGGAAAAAGGAGAAATACCTGAAATTAAATACTATCAAAGGTTTCGACTGTGATTTACCTGTTGATAATATAGGTTATATTACGTGTTGGAAATATAAACCCACTTGCAATGATGTAGCAGCTTACTCATGTAAAACATTGACAACAGCTTCACAACCGAAGATCATGAAAG CAAAATCTAGCTTAAAGCATCTTCAATATGTCAAGAAATTTAAGGAGAAAGGCAGACAAGTGAGAACCTTTAGTTGTGTAGCAAATGTTGGCGCACCATTTGAATCGCATGTAGAATTTGTGTGGATTGTAACAAACCACGGTAAATCATATAATGTCATCAAAAAAGAGAACATACCAGTTACTTCGACCTGTTATTCTCTGGTATCATCTGATTATAATATCACTACACCAATCCAAGACGATTCTGTCACAAATATAACATGTCAAACAAAGTTTGGTTCATTTGAG TTTTTGGCAGCTGGTTACAGTGAAGTCAAATTGGTTATCCATACAATCAACATAGACGAGATTAATAAACAGCTTCAGGATACTGAAAACGGAACATATCTCACACAAAATGGAGAAGTTGTGCAGATCGAATTAGCCAACCAGTTACGCAGGAATTGA